ACGAGCAGAATCCACAGAACTTCAAATGGCATTATAAAAATGCCGATAGTAAGGACTATATCTTTGTTAAATATCAGGGTGGATTTTCGAGACGAAATAGTTTCGAAAGAGAAACTGCTTCAAACTCAATCAAATTCCTTTTAAACAATAAAAAGGTTTCAGAAAAAAAGATCGAAAAGCAGAAGAAAACTGAAATTGCTTTTGTCAAAAGATCAGAAAATCAAGTAAATGTTTTTACCAAAGACTTTGTATTGAAGTCTTTCGCCAATGAAGTCTCGGAAAGATTCCCCGATATAAAAAAGCGTATCGAAAAACTGGACACCTATAAATTTGACACAAGCTACATCCTGATCTTAAACGGCCGGAGGGTGAATAGAAACAAGGCTTACGAGACACTGTATGAAACGCATTCTACCAGTATCAAATCTTTAGAACTAAAAGACGACACCAACAGCGGAAAAACTGAGATAAGTATAGATACGCAGAAAATAACCACATACGGGGCTTAGAAATAACAGGAAGTTTGGTCTTTGGTTCGTCCAAAAATACGGGCTTTCAACATAATTTCATGACTTCCCTTCTGTATCTTAGCCAGCTCGGTATTGGTAAAATCGTAAGAATAACCAAACTGTATACTTGGTGTTATAAAAATTGAGGCCATTAAATCGAAGGAATCTTTTGTTCTGTATGATGCGCCCACCCAAAGTGTTTCACTGATCAATAAATTCGCATTAAAATCAAGCTGTATTGGAGACCCGTTAACATATTTCGCTAAAAAGTTTGGTTTTAGTTTAAAGTTCTCTCCTAACTGCAATAAATAACCAGCCTGAAGCATATAATGCGGTCTGTACTTTGTCGCCGAAGCTTCTTTGCCTAAAGAAGCAATATCTCTATAATAAAAGTGTGGCGATGAAAATCCAAGATAATACTTCTCTGAAAAAAGCATGATACCAAACCCAAAATTTGCCCGCATTTCTTTAGAATTCTGAAAAACGGGATCATTTATAGATCCTGGGCTGTAGTTATAATTGTCAGAATAATTCGCTTTAAAACTACTTACCCCTCCGTTAAATCCCACAGATAAAAAAGTCTCTTCAAAAATCTCTACTTTTTGTGCCAAAGAGAGATACCCTCCCGTTTCTTGAATAACCTCTCCTATTTGATCGTTAACGAGAATAGCCCCTACAGAAGTATTCGATTCGTTTATCGGTGTATGCAAAGTAAGGGTTTGTGTTCTTGGCGCTCCTTTAAACCCCACCCACTGCATTCTGGAAACTCCTGTAATCGTAAAGGCATCATCTAAACTGGAGTAGGCCGGATTCACCGCCAGGGTATTGAACATGTATTGCGTGTACATGGCTTGCTGCTGACCATAAACGGTCATAAACAAGATGTTCAACACAATAAACAGGTGAAATTTCCGCATGCTCAGCCCTCAGATTAGTTTTTTTACTAATCTTATACGGACAAGCTCCTGAGTAGTTACTTTATTTCTGGATTTATAGCTTTGTTAACAATCTCTTTACAACAGTTGGCATAAAGCAAAATGAAATCCATCTCCTTAGGTTTTATTACAGGAAATAAAACCGCAAATATTGTTTGGCTGCTGTACCCCACTGTTTAAACACATTCTCTAAAGTTGTTTTTAAGTTTTTGCTGTCAATATTCTTACCCTTTGTTGGCATTTGAAAAGACGACGATGAAACAGGCATATCTTTAACAGAAGTAGCAAACCAGGTCATATGCTCATGTGGCAAGGCAACACCTAAAATCATACCTGGCAACCCCGTAAAAGATTCAGGGCCTCCCGAAACAGGGATTTTATCGGTATAGAAAGCAACCACGTAAATAGAGTCCATAATTACGGCATTTGCTCTTCGACAAGGATAACCAGCTATTTCACGCGTCTCGCTTGTAATTTTCCAATTAATTTTACGGAGACTGTCTTTTACTAAATAAATTTCTTCAAAAATTGACTTTTGTGTTATACTGGTCTTATTTTTCAGATCTGTTTGGATAATGTTTATCTGTTGTACTCCTGGAGAGTTTCTAACAAAAGCCAGAGAGTTATCCTCTTCTTTAATAGGCTTAAAAAAAGTGGTTTGGTTAGAAAACAACAAAGTACTTTTCATAGTAACAAACTGAGGATGTTTAGATTTATATTCATCAAACATCTTTTGCATGTATACTTCGTTATTTTTATTTATCGACATACGAAACATCGCATGTATATTGATCTTCTTTTCAAACTGTATTTCTCCTTGAGTGGCAAACCGGCTATGCTGAGCAAAAACATTACAGCACAGTGATAAGAATGCGATAAGAATGATATATGGCTTTTTCATTATTCAGTTTCTTTTGTTGGTGTTTTAACTTTACTACCTATCCCCATTTTATTGAAATCCCATATCAAAGAAAACATAAAATATCTTCTAATGGTGTTGTAGCTGCTTTGGGATATCGAGTTATCATAAGCAGATCGATTGAATCCGACATTCTGATTTAATAAATCCCTGACAGAGACAGACGCTACTAAATTCTTTTCTTTAAAGAATTTTTTACGAATGCTCGAATTGATAATTGTCCGCTCGAACGAAGTATCAAATGACGATGTCTTCTGTTGATACTGATACTCTCCGTCTGCTCCGAACTCGAAATTTAAAGGCAGATATATATTGAACGACGCTCTGTTAAACAATTCCCAACCATTGTTATTAATATTCTTTTGAAGGCTGGAATATCCGGTTTTATAGCGTGGACCAAGTGTTATGTAAAAATCATATTTAGACTCCCTGTAAGCAGATGCATTCAAAGAAATAAAATAACTATTTGAAACGCCTTTATTAAGCTCTCCATTTACATAATTATAATAGGTATTTCCATTTACACCTCCTCCAAAACCTCCATTAATGGGTCCAATTTTTCTTGCAAAATTGAAATACATATTGTAATTATTAGGCCTCTTATCGCTTAGATTAACAGATTGATAAGTAGTTTTTCCTACCGAGTCGGTAGTCGACTTATTTACAATAGAATTCTCGGTAAGGCTATAGGAGCCACTGACATATAAATATCTGCTGTTCAGAATTTTATAAGTATTATACGAAGCATTCAGTCTATGATTAAAAGAAGGCTTCAATGACGGATTTCCGATGTAAATGTTCAAAGGATCCGTATTGTTTCGAATAGGTTGTATGTCATAAATACCGGGTTGTCTGCTTGATCCATTATAATCAACCCGAAAGCTTTCCTGATTACTAAATTTATACTGATAATTTACCTGCGGATTTAGATTGATAAAATTTCTATCGTATCTGGTTTTCGTGTATGTATCTATCTGATTGAAATCTACATGGGCTACCTTAGTCCCAAAGTTCAATGTAGTCTTATCTTTCTTATAATTAAATATTGCACCGGCTTCATTAGAATATTCCTGTAACTCGAAATTATTACTGTATAAAGAGTCTAATTGATCATACCTTCCCGATCCTGACTGGTTCAAAGACTGTTTATTAGACGTTCTGTTGTTTAAACCAAAACGATAATTAAACACCAGTGAAAGCGATTTCGTTATAGGTTCCGTATAGGCAACATTCGTATTAAAATTAGTCCCTTCAGAGTTATTCAATTTCAGTTGATTGATATTTACCATACTGTCTATAATTAGGTTCGCATCCGTAGAGCTCGGATTAAAGAATATATTCTCCGAGTTTAAATAACCTTCTGAATTATTCTTATTATAAGCAATAGATGTGTTGATAGATACAGTACGACGTTGTTTTTTTAGCTTTTTATTCCATAAAATATTGGCTTCCACATTTTGCTGGTCTCCATTGTTGTCAACCGTTCTTTTATTTCTATTCTGTAGTATATCATTGTTTTTATAGGTTTCAGAATCAAAATCATCATTCGATTTCGTATGCTTTGTACCCGCTGAAATTCCCAATTTTATTGTTGATGTAGAATCTATTTTGTTTGTGAAAGTAGCATTGAGCCTTTGTCTGGATAAATAATTACGAAACACATTATGACTGACGTTTTGCGTAATTCCCGAGGGTAGATTCCTTTGATTAAGATTATCCCTATAACCATTAACCTCCATATCTCCCAATTTATAATTCAGGTTGAAGGTCTTTTTATTACTATCCCATTTATTCTCATAACTAGCCGCGGTAGAACGTGTTTCGGGAATTCCCTGTCCATTATAAGATATATCATCCCTGCTGCCATAACTAATCATATAACCATCATCACTAAAAGAAGTATTTGATTCTCCAAAACGCTGACTATCTCTCCAATTCAAACCCGTGGTAGAAGTATTACTATTTGTTCCGTAAACAGATAATTTTTGTCGGGCAGTAAAAAGATTTGCCATTGCCTGCTGCTCGTAATAACCTTTGGCAACACCAGCGCTTAATTTTCCGAAATAACCTTTCTTTTTATCTTCCTTTAATTTGATATTTAATGTTTTATCTTTCACTCCATCATCTATCCCGGTAAAGGTTGCCTGATCACTTTTTTTGTCGTATAGCTGAACTTTATCTACCATATCGGCTCTCAAATTCTTTGTCACCAAAGTTGGGTCATCGCCAAAAAACTCTTCTCCATCCACCAATACTTTTGTTATCGTTTCTCCATGAGCGGTGATTTTACCATCTTTATCTACCTCTATACCCGGGAACTGTTTAATCAGATCTTCTACTTTAGAGTTTGGTTGTATAACATAGGCTACCGCATTAAATTCGGTAGTATCACCTTTTATGGTAATTGCATTCGCAGTACCTTTCACCAGCACTTCGGCCAGTAATCTGGACTTTAAAACCATATCCACCTTGCCAAAATCTATGCTTTTGTTTACAGAGTCCAGTTTAAATGGCTCGCTATAATCTGCATAACCCGGATAAGACAACAAAAGGATAAAATCACCCTGCTTTAAATTATCTACCGTGAAATTACCATTGTTGTCTGCCCTTGTAAAATTCAACAATGTGGAATCTTTAGCATTCATGACCAAAATACTTGTGTTCTCCAGTTTGATATTCTCGGCAGGGTCTATAACAAATCCTTTAACGAGATACGGATTTTGCCCGAATACACAAAGAGCAAAAACCGAAAAGATAAAGCCAAAAATGGCAGTTTTCATATTCAAGAGTGGTTTGGTTTATAAGTTTGAAAAGTCTATTTATGATATGGACAATTTATTTCAAACCAAAATTAAATGATTAACGGAAAATTAAAAGATAAAAATTGTTAAATAATCTTAAAAATTCAGCAATCATGAGGAAAGTAAAAGACTTGAAAAAGAAAGTACTCTTGATAGATATTAATTTTATGAAAACAAAGTCCATTTTATTAGAGTTATCCAATAAGAAAATAAGGTATCTAAATAGCACAAAAGTGAAAAAGACTCTGTTCAATTTATACGTTTCTAATTGTCTCAAAACAATAGAAAAAGAGCTAAATACTTTAAAAAAGCAGCAAAAACCAGAGTCTTTTCATCAGCTAAGGGTTCAGGTTAAAAAAATCAGAGCCCTGTTTCATTTTATTAATAGCATATATTCATATCCGGGCGGAATAAGAATACTGAAACCTATATTCAAGAAAGCTGGACAAATCCGGGAACTCCAAATCAATAGTAAACTCCTTCAGAAATTGCATAATCCACCACTATCTATGGTAAAAGATATGGCTAGGAAAGAAAATAACGATCAGAGACTGTTTATAAAAAATATTCCTGTTTATATCGATATCGTAAAAAGGTTAGATATGATCTTTGACGCTCCACTCTATCTGCCTAAGAAAAAAACAGCAAAAAAATACTTTCAAAAACAAATTCGAAAAGCCAGTAACAAATTCAATAAGGGGTCAAAAAAAGGTCTTCATCAGCTTAGGACTCAGCTGAAAACACTCATGTATGTTTACAAGGCTTTGCCAGACAATATTCAAAAATCATTAAATTTAAATGCATCTCATGTAAATAAGCTGCAACACAGACTAGGTTTATGGCATGATACCTACTCTGCAATCGGTTTTTTTTCAAATCAACATTTTAGAGATAAAAAAAATTTTATTACGAAACTGAAGGCTCGCAATAGAGAGTTGTATCGGGATATACTTTATGCAAACCTAAAAATGAAAAAGTCATAACGAACAATAAGTCGTAAGATGAAAAAAGTAATCATAACAAGTTTATTAACAGTGTTTATATCAGTAATCAGCTTTGCCCGAAGCATAAACACGGAAAAATCGGTTGTAAACTTCAAAATCAGCAATATGAAAGTAAACGTCGTAAGAGGGACTTTTAGTAGAATGACAGGCGAAGTGGATTTTAATCCAAACAAGATTTCGACTTCTTCTTTTGATGTGTGTATTGATGCCACAACCGTAAACACAGACAACAAAAAAAGAGATAAACACCTTAGAAGTGAAGATTACTTTGATGTTAAGAAGTATCCAACCATTTGTTTCAAATCAACAACAGTTGTAAAGACCGATAAAGGTTATATTGTTAGCGGAGCATTAACGATGCATGGAGTAACTCAAAATGTTCAAATACCGTTTACATTGTCGCAAAACACTTTTAAAGGCAGTTTAATCGTAAAGCGGTTAGACTATAAAATTGGTAATAGTGGAACTTTTTTGATGGGTAATGAAGCAGAAATAATTATAGTTGCAGTGTTGAATTTATAATATTTTCAGCTCAAGGTTCTTCTCCTTACCAAGCATTATTATTTAAATTCCTCCGTCTCTTGCTGTTTGGCTTTCCTAAATCAAAATACTATTCAGGCTTCTTTTCCGGTATCAGTTTATAGGTATAAACATTATAAGGCAACAAAAATGCAGCAAAAGCCTTTGCTATAAATGCTGCTAAAAGCAATGGTACAAACAAGGTGAATCCGTTAGGAACAAGATTACAAACCAAAAACAAGGCAGTTAAAGGTGCATGGATAGCTGCAGACAAAGTAGCTGCCGCGCCAACCAGCGCAAAGTTCAATACCAACAGGTGTGTTCCAAAAAATTTATTACACAAACCTGCGAACAAAACACCTAAAACCGCTCCGGCCACAATACTGGGAGCGAAAACCCCACCGTCACCCCCAGCGCCAAGTGTTAAAGACGAAACGATTGGTTTTAACGACATTAATAGTAGCAATGTCAAAATAAAAGAATTACTCATTTTAGTTTCTAAAGCATGAGCCAATATATCGTTCAATCCGTGATAACTGTCTCCAAACAGAAATGGCAGGAGATAAATCATAGCACCTACAGCAATAGCTCCCAGGTTTACCCGAATAAAATTGTTGTTTATTTTCGCGAAGCCATCTTTTACCTTAATAACAGTCAACGTAAAAAACACGGCCAGCGCACCGCCCATCAAACTTAAAACAAGGAAAAAAGGCAAAGCAGACCATTTCCAGTTATCAATAGAAAAAGGCAATAAGGTATGCCCATCAAAAAAGTAAATAAACAATGCTGCCGCAATTGCTGATGCCGTACAGCTTATGATCAGAGATTTATTGATTTTTCTGGCAATAACCTCCATAGCAAATAGCCAGCCGGCAATAGGGCTTGCAAATAAAACAGCTACTCCGGCCGTAACCCCGGCACAAATCATCTCCCTCTTAAAAGCGTAAGCGCCCATTTGCTTTTTATAAGCCACATTTCCAACCGTAGCTGTAGCAACCACTGTTGATACCTCAATGCCTGTTGACCCTCCAAAAATCACAGTTAAAAACCCGTTTATATAGTGCGAAGGGATTTTAAAAAAAGGTAAGTGATCTTTTCGCTGATCAAGCGTTTTATAAATCTCTGTAATCCCTTTATTCTTCCTGTTTTTAAAGGCGTATTTTCTAAGAAAATAAATAATGGTAATACCAACCGATGGCAGTATAAAAAGCAAAACCGGATAGTTGGGTTTTATCCATTCAAATATCCGCTCTTCAAAATGCTCCGTCAAATGCTTCAGAGATTCGGCAATAATAGAACATATAAGACCTATCAGAAGAGATGTTATTAATAATTTAACGTAGTGGTAAGCAAATATTTTATTCCTCATTTCTTTGTATACCAATCAAAAACACAAGCAAAAGTAAGAGTATCTGAGTCTCTGTCAAAAATTATATCAAATCCATTAAAATTTCCTTAGATTAGCTTATCCAGTCCAACAAAATCTGATTGCCATGACTAAAGTTTCCTACCCCGAACTATATAAACAGTTCGAAAGAGTTTTACTATCGTTAGCATTCGACCCGATAAAGGCCAAATCTATAGCAGAAATATTCGCCAATAACAGCTTAGATGGCGTATACTCCCATGGTTTAAATCGCTTTCCTGTATTTGTCGATTACGTCAAAAAAGGCTGGATAGCTAAAGATGCAGAACCAACATTGGTAAAGAGCCTTGGCGTAATAGAACAATGGGACGGACAATTGGGTCCCGGTATGCTGAACGCCAAAATAAGTATACAAAGAGCTATAGAACTTGCAAAAAAGAACGGTATGGGTTGTGTGGCTTTAAAGCGTACTAACCATTGGATGCGTGGTGGATCTTATGGCTGGCAAGCAGCTGAAGCGGGCTGCATCGGTATTAACTTTACCAATACCATTGCCATTATGCCGCCATGGGGAGCAAAAGAACCCGCTATTGGTAATAATCCTTTAATTATTGCTGTTCCTCGCAAAGAAGGACATATTGTTCTGGATATGGCTATGTCGCAATATTCCTATGGTAAAATGCAGGAAGCGGAATTAAAGCATAAAGAACTTGGTTTTTATAGTGGTTATGATGAGGAAGGAAATTTAAGTAAAGATCCCACAGCTATCCGGATGACAAAAAGAACATTACCCGTTGGCATGTGGAAAGGTTCGGGGCTGGCTATGATGCTGGACTTACTTGCCAGCATATTAAGCGACGGACAAACTACAGGAGAGGTTACCACAAGTAAAAGCGAAACCAATATTTCTCAGGTTTTTATTTGTATCGATCCAAGTCTGAATTCCAATTACGAGGACATTGCCAATAAAATTATCGACTATACTAAAGGTGTACAACCTATCGAAGGTGAAGCTATTTACTATCCGGGCGAAAAAACTTTACAAACAAGATGGCAAAATGAAAAAGAAGGCATCCCTGTTGATGAGGTAATGTGGCAAAAGTTAATGGATTTGTAGACCGAACTAATTGAAATGAAGGAACAACACTTTTTAAAACTATTTTCTCACCGGATGATTTCAACAGCCATCAGTTTATCTTGATAATTGCCGTTGAGAATTAATAAAGAATTCCTAACCTGCAAAAGATACATTTAAGCCTCATCTGCATCCTTTAACCGAAGCGAAAGAGAAAACTTCGCTATTAGTATTTAGATAATGATGTTTTCTAAAATCTGCTTCGCTAAAGCCTATAAACATCGGTGACTATTTCACAACTTCCTTTTCTTGATTGAACTTCTATTACCAAACCTTATTTAAGCCATCTTAAGCAAAGTTTGTCATTGAAAGGAATTCAGGCTTTAGATATTTAAAGAAGCTGGTATCGACTAAAATAAGCAGATACAATGTCTTTTTAAAGGAACAAAGCTTGCCTTGGCTAAAGCTGATGATTGAGGCTTTTTACGTTCAAACTTTCAGGTATTTCTTCAAATTATAGCATAGCGCTGCCATTAAAATATGTTTATTAGAATTCGACTTGTTAAGAACTACTCCAGGAGACGGATATAATATTAGGATACTGGTAACAGTATTTATCTATAAACAAAGGAGTATTAAAACAGAGATTTTGTAGAGCTCTACCTCTATGAACCCTCTATAAACCCTCTGTTTTATCACTAGTACCCCTCTAAAAAAGAGCATGTAGTAATAAGTGTGTTATTAATCAATAGCGGATAAGTAAGCTTTAAAAAAATGAATAACCCGGAGTCTCAAACCCCCATCTCACTCCGCAGGATATTTTATCTTCTTTGCCAGTCATCAGAATCACGGATTATATGCAGATTAACAGAATCTACGGATTTGACTTGTATAGTACATCAATTTCAGTGAAATCTTTTAATCTCTTGAATCTGTGATCCAGACGGCAAACAATTGACAATGAAGATTGCCACTTCGCACCTACGTACAAACCATCCCTTCTCTCATCGCAATGACAAGGAAAAAAGGATAGGCCACGACAGGAGATGAACAAAAAAATGATGGACAATATTCTACAGAAGTCGAAGACTCTTTTTTATTGACTAACCCGCAGAGGCAGTTCACTTAACTCTGCGGACAGATTAGGGATTTATATAAATGATTAAAGCCCACTCGTAACCATAGGTTGCAAAACCGCGAACGAAGTACTCTTCTTTCACCACTTTTTATTAAATTTAGTGTTGTCTTACAAAGTAATTACAAGTAAAACCACTAACCAGTGACAGAACCTACTATTAAAAATTATCTGAACGTAGCTCAAAGTATTGGAATTACGGGTATTTTAATATTAGGACTTCTTTTATTATATCCTGTGAATTTAATCCTAAACAAATTTCTCAGCAAAGAAGTTTCCATACTATTGTGTTACCTTTTTGCATATGGAATTTCTCTACTCGTTATTTACTCAATCAGAAAAAGTAAAACAAGAGATTATTCATTTAACCTGATTATTGCGAATAAACGAATTCTTTCCTTCATCATTACAGGAACAATTGCACTACTTTTTGGTATAATATTTCCAATAGTAAAATTATTAGTGAATTTAATACCTATGCCAGAAATTGTACAAAAAACATTTATGAGCTTTGGAAATCAAACAGGTGTTTTTTCTTTTATATTGATTGTTATAGTGGTTCCAATTTTTGAGGAACTTATTTTCAGAGGTATTATACTGGATGGACTATTAAGAAAACATTCTCCACTTAAATCTATCTTGATTTCGACTCTGCTGTTTGGATTAGCTCATTTAAACCCATGGCAATTTGTAACCGGATGTATAATAGGAATTTTCTCTGGTTGGGTTTATTACAATACACGTAGTTTATTGCTTTCCATCATAATTCATGCTACTAATAATTTAAGTGTTTTTCTTATGAAACACTTCCACTTCATTGATATTAAGTCAATCTATAATGATACTACAAATCTTATTTTAACTATGGCGGGACTTGTTACTATTATTATAGTTTGTATCTATTATTTAAAAAAGGAGTTTATGAAGAATGCCCACGGACTTGCCTATCCTTAGAATTAGTTTACAGTCTCTGTTTGCCTATCATTTATAATGAACAGGAGTTTGAAACTCTAATAAATCGAGTCGGAGACTCTTTTTTATTGACTAACCCGCAGAGACATTTCACTTAACTCTGCGGACAGATTAGAGTCTCCTCCCTCGTTTAAAATCTGAGAGTCGCTTTACTAACACTCAAACCAGATCCGGGGAGATTCCCCAGAAGGAGAAGAAATGAACGGACAGAAGAGATAAAAACACAGGCTTTAGAATAAAATCACTGACCTACTCCCCTCTCCTTTAGAGAGGGGCCGGGGATGAAGCTTCTTCAGTCTTTGGAATTATCTTATTTGTTTGTCTATAGAGTTAAGCACAGCATCTCTACAGCTTAATGGATAAGCAGGAGTCTGAAACTCCTGCTTAAAATAAATCAAAGCTCCTTTTCCTAATCCGCAGAGAGGTTTCGGTTAACTCCGCGGACAGCTTAAATGCACCTCCAAGTTTCTCAATACCCAATACGCTATACTCAATACCAAAAAACCTACCTCCTCATAATCACATAGCCTTTATTCAACAATGGTTTTCCGTTAGCATCTTTGGTATGGATAATAAAAAAATAAACACCATCTACCAGATCTTCCCCTTTATTCGCCAGCATACCTGCATTGGCTTTTCCGGCAAAGGCTACGTCCTTATTGTTATATCCTTTTATTCTGAATACCTCATTGCCCCAACGGTTATAAATTACCACTTCATTATCCGGGAACTGTTCGATATTATAAATTACAAACACTTCATTACCTTCTCCGTCACCATTAGGAGACATATATGGATCTGGCTGTATATTCCCATTTTCATCCGGGCCAAGAGGTTTTCCTTCCGGATAGAAATCCTGAATCATAACCAAAGCAGAGTCTCCAATAGTCACAAAGTTAGATGGATCTACGGCTATTATTTTTGCTTCTACACTTTCGTCATCTTCTTTGATAAAGTCTCGCAGGGTTTTCACCAAAAAGTACTGGGTCGTTACGGTATCTCCCGCAGCAATCCTGATCACATCAAAGTTTCCTTCTAAAGTATAGTCTTTATTCAACTCTGCAGTTCCAGAAAAATCCAGTACCACATTTACATCCTGGAATAATGGTTCGCTTAGCTTAGCGGTGATTTTAACCACTTCGCCTTCGGTAACAACCGTAAGTACCGGCGTAAGATCTACCCTTACTTTTGGCTGTACATACAAGGTTACATTTGCAGTATCCCTTAATCCTTCCGGATCTTTTACTTCATAAACAAAAGTATCTATTCCCGTAAAACCAGGGTTTGGAACATAAACAAATGCTCCGTCCATACCATCAAAGAACTCGATTTTACCATGTTTAGGAAATTCCAGAACTCTAAAGGTTAGTACATCACCATCTACATCGTAATCGTTTAAACCTACGT
This genomic interval from Pseudopedobacter saltans DSM 12145 contains the following:
- a CDS encoding CPBP family intramembrane glutamic endopeptidase, which codes for MTEPTIKNYLNVAQSIGITGILILGLLLLYPVNLILNKFLSKEVSILLCYLFAYGISLLVIYSIRKSKTRDYSFNLIIANKRILSFIITGTIALLFGIIFPIVKLLVNLIPMPEIVQKTFMSFGNQTGVFSFILIVIVVPIFEELIFRGIILDGLLRKHSPLKSILISTLLFGLAHLNPWQFVTGCIIGIFSGWVYYNTRSLLLSIIIHATNNLSVFLMKHFHFIDIKSIYNDTTNLILTMAGLVTIIIVCIYYLKKEFMKNAHGLAYP